One Echinicola strongylocentroti DNA window includes the following coding sequences:
- a CDS encoding GntR family transcriptional regulator — protein sequence MEFNESRNIFLQIADWLCDQILQEKFAPGERVPSVRELAEDMEVNRNTVMRTYSILQDQEILDNKRGIGFFVAEKAPQKIHHRQKAAFIEHELPLLIHRVQVLGLSAMDLKPLLNILDENNHENK from the coding sequence ATGGAATTCAACGAATCCAGAAATATCTTCCTCCAGATCGCTGACTGGCTCTGTGACCAAATCCTCCAAGAGAAATTTGCTCCTGGCGAGCGGGTGCCTTCTGTCCGAGAGCTCGCAGAAGACATGGAAGTCAATCGCAACACGGTCATGCGTACCTATAGCATCCTCCAAGATCAAGAGATCCTGGACAATAAACGCGGCATTGGTTTCTTCGTAGCAGAAAAAGCCCCGCAAAAGATCCATCACCGGCAAAAAGCCGCTTTTATCGAACATGAGCTTCCCCTGCTGATCCACCGGGTACAAGTCCTTGGGCTTTCGGCGATGGATTTAAAACCACTTTTGAATATTTTAGATGAAAACAATCATGAAAACAAGTAA
- a CDS encoding SMP-30/gluconolactonase/LRE family protein yields the protein MNIKPILMGSLLGAAMACSTNKTSKNIQHQPTTASTSPFSINILDDQALKVISPDAKIERMASGFDWVEGPLWVEEGGGYLLFSDIPQNKIYKMTIEGDTSTYLFPSGYTGNGTKRKEPGSNGLLLSNEGELVLMQHGDRRVAKMKAGLNAPSSEYSSLADSYKGKRFNSPNDGVFDQEGNLYFTDPPYGLPPQYVGKELSFQGVYCLKHDGDLILVDSLSRPNGIALSPDEKYLFVANSDKKKAAWFRYAIEESGEVGKRELFFDATEKAKEANGLPDGMEMHPAGYLFATGPGGVWVFDLGGKVLAKIHTGQLTSNCAFSADYRRLYLTADGDILRVDLK from the coding sequence ATGAACATAAAACCAATTCTCATGGGAAGTTTGCTTGGCGCAGCAATGGCCTGCTCAACCAACAAAACATCCAAAAATATACAACACCAACCCACAACAGCATCGACTTCACCCTTTTCCATCAACATCCTCGATGATCAAGCCTTGAAGGTGATTTCGCCGGATGCCAAAATCGAGCGGATGGCTTCTGGCTTTGACTGGGTGGAGGGACCGCTTTGGGTGGAGGAAGGAGGAGGCTACTTGTTGTTCTCCGATATACCTCAAAACAAGATTTATAAAATGACCATAGAGGGTGATACCAGTACTTACCTTTTTCCTTCTGGGTATACGGGGAACGGAACTAAACGAAAAGAGCCAGGTTCAAATGGATTGCTATTGAGCAATGAAGGGGAATTGGTGCTGATGCAGCATGGAGACCGAAGGGTGGCCAAAATGAAGGCGGGTCTGAATGCGCCATCTTCCGAGTATTCCAGTTTGGCAGACAGCTATAAGGGCAAGCGCTTCAACAGTCCCAATGATGGTGTTTTTGATCAGGAAGGCAATCTTTACTTTACCGATCCTCCGTATGGGTTGCCACCCCAATATGTGGGGAAGGAATTGTCTTTTCAGGGTGTTTATTGTTTAAAGCATGATGGGGATTTGATCTTGGTGGATTCACTGTCCAGGCCCAATGGAATAGCGCTTTCGCCAGACGAAAAATACCTGTTTGTGGCCAATTCAGATAAGAAAAAAGCCGCTTGGTTTCGCTATGCGATAGAAGAGTCGGGTGAGGTAGGAAAGCGTGAATTGTTCTTTGATGCTACCGAAAAAGCCAAGGAAGCTAATGGCCTTCCGGATGGAATGGAGATGCATCCAGCAGGCTATTTGTTTGCCACTGGGCCTGGAGGAGTTTGGGTTTTTGACCTCGGAGGCAAGGTGCTGGCAAAGATCCATACAGGGCAGTTGACTTCCAACTGTGCTTTTTCTGCCGATTACCGGCGGCTTTACCTGACAGCGGATGGGGATATTTTGCGTGTTGATTTGAAGTGA
- a CDS encoding GntP family permease has translation MTYLIALILSLAVLITGIVKFKVHPFFMLLLAALTYGFAAGMSAEQMVEAINIGFGEILGKIGLIILFGVTIGTILEKSGGALVMANRILQLIGKKSIHLAMMLTGYVLSIPVFADSALMMMNPLNKMLSKKAGVSFAGTTAALAMGLTASHVMVPPTPGPIAAAGILGANLGDVILWGVLVSSIALVPCYFYARKVADKLRVPVLIEVVTPAKEQPPLWKSLLAILIPLLLILVKSVLEYPTVNPGNGFLVRIFLFLGTPVMALLVGVILSLLLPKKLDETVFSSSGWIGESLKVAAPIILITGAGGIFGKMLQESGLAEAVTGGFEGAKWGLFVPFLLAACLKTTQGSSTVALVTTASICAPLMSFLGLDSAFMQTMTVLAIGAGSSVASHVNDSFFWVLTQLTGMNVKQGYQVQTAGTFVFGVSAMFLIYIISQIIA, from the coding sequence ATGACCTATTTGATTGCTTTGATCCTTTCGCTGGCGGTACTGATTACGGGGATCGTCAAATTTAAAGTACATCCCTTTTTTATGTTACTGCTGGCAGCACTTACTTATGGTTTTGCAGCAGGGATGTCCGCCGAGCAAATGGTAGAAGCGATCAATATAGGTTTTGGGGAGATTTTGGGAAAAATCGGCTTGATTATTCTTTTTGGTGTGACGATCGGTACCATCCTGGAAAAGTCGGGTGGGGCATTGGTCATGGCCAATCGGATATTGCAGTTGATCGGGAAAAAGTCCATCCACCTGGCGATGATGCTCACAGGGTACGTGCTGTCTATACCGGTATTTGCGGACAGTGCCCTGATGATGATGAACCCCTTGAACAAGATGCTTTCAAAAAAAGCAGGCGTGTCCTTTGCCGGAACGACAGCGGCCTTGGCGATGGGACTGACGGCTTCCCATGTGATGGTACCACCCACCCCCGGGCCAATTGCCGCGGCAGGGATTCTGGGTGCCAACTTGGGCGATGTAATCCTTTGGGGGGTATTGGTGAGCAGTATCGCTCTTGTGCCATGTTATTTTTATGCCCGAAAAGTAGCCGATAAGCTCCGTGTCCCCGTTTTGATAGAAGTGGTTACTCCCGCTAAGGAACAGCCTCCCTTGTGGAAATCACTTTTGGCCATTTTAATTCCCCTGCTATTGATCTTGGTAAAATCGGTACTGGAATACCCTACCGTGAATCCGGGAAATGGCTTTCTTGTGCGCATATTCTTGTTTTTGGGAACACCGGTAATGGCGTTGCTGGTAGGAGTGATCCTATCCTTGTTATTGCCCAAAAAGCTGGATGAAACCGTCTTTTCTTCATCTGGCTGGATAGGCGAATCCTTGAAAGTGGCTGCACCGATCATTCTCATTACCGGTGCAGGCGGAATATTCGGTAAAATGCTACAGGAATCAGGCTTGGCAGAGGCGGTTACAGGAGGATTTGAAGGGGCAAAATGGGGGCTTTTTGTGCCCTTTCTTTTGGCTGCTTGCCTAAAGACCACCCAAGGAAGCAGTACCGTGGCCTTGGTGACGACGGCATCTATTTGTGCGCCATTGATGTCCTTTCTGGGGCTTGACAGTGCTTTTATGCAGACCATGACCGTGTTGGCCATTGGAGCGGGATCATCGGTGGCGTCCCATGTGAACGATAGCTTTTTCTGGGTACTTACCCAGCTGACCGGAATGAACGTGAAGCAAGGGTACCAAGTGCAGACGGCAGGTACGTTTGTTTTTGGCGTAAGTGCCATGTTCTTGATTTATATTATTTCTCAAATTATAGCTTAA
- the dgoD gene encoding galactonate dehydratase, with translation MNKELAIARIELFKVPPRWLFVKITTESGLIGWGEPVVEGKADTVAACVKEMEQYLIGRQANEIEDIWQVLYRGGFYRGGPILMSAISGIDQALWDIKGKYLNVPVYELLGGAVRQKMKMYCWIGGDHPEVVLEQAQEKVDAGYKAVKMNATGEMDWVSSVKETKKVVENIQLIREHFGDQLDIGLDFHGRVHKPMVKRLIDELTPFNPMFIEEPVLAENNDALRHIYSYSSIPIATGERMFSRWDFKEILHQGVVDIIQPDLSHAGGISEVRRIAAMAEAYDVTLAPHCPLGPISLASALHVDFVSANAIIQESSLGIHYNQGFDLLDFVKNPEVFELKDGFIALFDRPGLGVEMDEDKLREGQKIGHSWANPIWRNTDGNFAEW, from the coding sequence ATGAATAAGGAGTTAGCCATTGCACGTATTGAACTATTCAAAGTGCCGCCAAGATGGCTTTTTGTAAAAATCACCACCGAGTCAGGATTGATCGGGTGGGGGGAGCCAGTAGTAGAAGGAAAGGCAGACACCGTAGCGGCATGTGTCAAGGAGATGGAACAATACCTGATCGGAAGACAGGCCAATGAGATCGAGGACATTTGGCAAGTGCTCTACAGGGGTGGATTTTACCGTGGAGGGCCGATCCTGATGAGTGCGATTTCAGGCATCGACCAGGCACTTTGGGATATCAAAGGCAAATACCTGAACGTGCCGGTGTATGAACTGCTGGGAGGGGCGGTGCGCCAAAAGATGAAAATGTACTGCTGGATCGGAGGAGACCATCCCGAGGTGGTTTTGGAACAAGCGCAAGAAAAGGTGGATGCCGGATACAAAGCCGTCAAAATGAATGCTACCGGTGAGATGGACTGGGTCTCTTCTGTCAAGGAGACAAAGAAAGTGGTCGAAAATATACAGTTGATTCGTGAGCATTTTGGTGACCAGTTGGATATTGGCCTTGACTTTCATGGTCGCGTGCATAAGCCCATGGTCAAGCGGCTCATTGATGAGTTGACCCCATTTAACCCCATGTTTATCGAAGAGCCGGTACTGGCCGAAAACAACGATGCTTTAAGGCATATTTATAGCTATTCATCCATTCCCATTGCCACGGGAGAGCGGATGTTTTCACGGTGGGATTTCAAGGAAATCCTGCACCAAGGCGTGGTGGATATCATTCAGCCGGACCTGAGCCACGCTGGTGGAATCTCCGAAGTGCGCAGGATTGCTGCCATGGCGGAAGCTTATGATGTTACCTTGGCACCGCACTGTCCCTTGGGGCCGATTTCTTTGGCCTCAGCACTGCATGTGGATTTTGTCTCTGCCAATGCAATCATCCAGGAAAGCAGCTTGGGAATTCACTATAACCAAGGTTTTGACCTGTTGGATTTTGTCAAAAACCCAGAGGTCTTTGAGCTGAAAGATGGATTTATCGCGCTATTTGATCGACCGGGACTGGGTGTGGAGATGGATGAAGACAAATTGCGGGAAGGACAGAAAATAGGCCACAGCTGGGCCAACCCCATTTGGAGAAATACCGATGGGAACTTTGCCGAATGGTGA
- a CDS encoding bifunctional 4-hydroxy-2-oxoglutarate aldolase/2-dehydro-3-deoxy-phosphogluconate aldolase, with protein MNREEIAEIILQEKLIAIVRVNDADTVPVLIAGLVAGGIKVLEITTNSPDFAVMIKENRKRYPNILIGAGTVANRDLAIKAIDAGAQFLVSPNTHAGVISVAHDHDIPVVMGALTPTEVGAAIEQGADIIKLFPAGNFGPSYLKAIKAPFDKVRFFAVGGIHLENMEKWMEAGADGLGLGSVLTHIDGLKLTEEIVAHNARKYVEKIKQYE; from the coding sequence ATGAACAGAGAAGAAATAGCTGAAATTATCCTTCAGGAGAAACTCATAGCGATCGTCCGTGTCAATGATGCAGATACCGTTCCGGTGTTGATCGCGGGGCTAGTGGCAGGAGGCATCAAGGTGCTGGAAATCACCACCAACAGTCCTGACTTTGCAGTCATGATCAAGGAAAACAGGAAGCGATACCCCAACATTTTGATCGGTGCCGGAACGGTGGCCAACAGGGATTTGGCCATAAAGGCCATAGATGCGGGAGCGCAGTTTTTGGTCTCCCCAAACACCCATGCTGGAGTCATTTCTGTAGCACATGATCACGATATTCCGGTCGTCATGGGCGCATTGACTCCCACAGAAGTAGGTGCAGCGATAGAACAGGGGGCAGATATTATAAAGCTATTTCCCGCAGGGAATTTTGGTCCGAGCTATTTAAAGGCGATCAAAGCACCTTTTGATAAGGTTCGTTTTTTTGCCGTTGGAGGTATCCATTTGGAGAACATGGAGAAATGGATGGAAGCAGGGGCCGATGGGCTAGGCTTGGGCAGTGTATTGACACATATCGATGGACTGAAGCTCACCGAAGAGATAGTCGCCCACAATGCCAGGAAGTACGTAGAAAAAATAAAACAATATGAATAA
- a CDS encoding FadR/GntR family transcriptional regulator, with translation MEFSEIGKRKSLSAQVEEALMRSIKEGKYLPGERIPTENELCKIFNVSRTAIREAIKTLIARGMVKVKKGSGAFVSEVSVQNASEMLNMFFELSSDKDLMLQTIEARRVLEPRIAAEAAMKRSERDIQLLEKNMIAMRDCELADKKTEAELDNDFHRILLSITDNSVLELLLSPVFSLMPKFKMNVFAKPASGNLEAEKANMLKHHQHVLEAVIRQDPFGAQEAMEKHLHDTRKNYLHFTKSIDRA, from the coding sequence ATGGAGTTTAGTGAGATAGGTAAACGGAAATCCCTGAGTGCCCAAGTGGAGGAAGCCCTGATGCGATCCATCAAGGAAGGGAAATACCTTCCAGGGGAAAGGATTCCCACGGAGAATGAGCTATGCAAGATTTTTAATGTCAGTAGGACTGCCATTAGAGAGGCCATTAAGACGCTAATTGCACGTGGAATGGTCAAAGTAAAAAAAGGCAGTGGTGCTTTTGTCTCAGAAGTGAGCGTCCAGAATGCCTCGGAGATGCTAAATATGTTCTTTGAACTTTCCTCCGACAAGGATTTGATGTTGCAGACGATAGAGGCGAGGCGTGTGCTAGAGCCCAGAATCGCTGCTGAAGCAGCCATGAAGCGTAGCGAAAGAGATATTCAGCTGTTGGAGAAAAATATGATAGCGATGAGGGACTGTGAATTGGCAGATAAAAAGACCGAAGCAGAACTGGATAACGACTTTCATCGGATTCTACTTTCCATTACGGATAATAGCGTGCTGGAATTGCTGCTGAGCCCTGTTTTTAGCCTGATGCCAAAATTCAAGATGAATGTCTTTGCCAAACCCGCATCCGGGAACCTGGAAGCGGAAAAAGCCAATATGCTCAAGCACCACCAGCATGTCTTGGAAGCAGTAATCCGGCAAGATCCTTTTGGAGCTCAGGAAGCGATGGAAAAGCATTTGCATGATACCCGCAAAAACTACCTTCATTTTACCAAATCCATTGATCGAGCATAA
- a CDS encoding glycoside hydrolase family 2 protein: protein MTINMIPQRMQACVAKSTWLLFMFMAFGLNAQQTEQQFLSGTDSKNTVEWDFFCTGGRNSGEWTTINVPSHWEQEGFGTYNYGRDYVTYGKNFQFADEQGKYKHTFTVPEDWQGKTIELVFEGSMTDTEVKVNGQLAGDIHQGAFYRFKYDITDKLKFGEENLLEVTVSKMSADHSVNRAERYADYWIFGGIFRPVYLEAMPKQHIAQAAITAEADGSFSAEVTLEGLEKNAELAATITDQSGNVVSQFITNAKKNDKKVVISDKLDEVNTWTSESPNLYHLTLSLEHKGEQLHKIHERFGFRTIEIKQGDGIYVNGTKIKLKGVNRHAFWPETGRSLTPAINLNDVLLIKEMNMNAVRTAHYPPDPSFLDYCDSLGLYVMDELAGWQNAYDTAPGEKLVKELVERDLNHPSILFWSNGNEGGTNKELDDDFGMYDPSGRPVLHAHHRPGNSHNDVDTDHYENYKSLQSKLQDTLIYMPTEFLHGQDDGGGASGLTDYWELMWKSKMSAGGFLWVLSDEGIIRTDIHNKIDVNRLNAPDGLVGPFRQKEGSVYAIKEIYSPVHIAAINDIATWDGVLQLENRYHFTNLAEVTFDWKLVTFNAIGNPQTGYKTLQSGQLQGPDLAPTASGTLQLPLPSNYNEQDALMLTATDPHGEEIYTWSWRLQPNRQLIQETIMAKGDEASKVEDKDSVLTISGGRFALTFNKADGKLINIKKPSGPELSFGNGPVFTEGEISVNDVSYEEKDGTAVFRVNYDGAMKYAEWSIADNGWVTLDYEYELPEGDYAYPGISFDYPEANVISAKWLGKGPFRVWKNRPQGRFDLHQNMYNDTHTGATPWEYPEFKGYFGDVAWMEINTAQGKFYVVAKEPNLYVRLFDFYGISGPKGHPALPNGDISFLDAIPALGSKLALGITGNAGVYGPMGENTHMDGPVKRTLYFYFGILQD, encoded by the coding sequence ATGACAATAAATATGATACCCCAACGCATGCAAGCGTGTGTAGCCAAATCGACATGGTTACTTTTTATGTTCATGGCCTTTGGCCTTAATGCCCAGCAAACAGAGCAACAATTCCTCAGCGGTACCGACAGCAAAAACACCGTAGAATGGGATTTTTTCTGCACTGGAGGCAGAAACAGCGGTGAATGGACCACGATCAATGTCCCTTCCCATTGGGAACAAGAAGGTTTTGGCACCTATAACTATGGCCGAGATTATGTGACATACGGCAAAAATTTTCAATTTGCCGATGAACAAGGCAAGTACAAACACACTTTTACCGTACCGGAAGATTGGCAAGGCAAAACCATCGAACTGGTTTTTGAAGGCTCCATGACCGATACGGAAGTAAAAGTGAACGGGCAGTTGGCTGGTGATATCCACCAAGGCGCCTTCTACCGATTTAAATATGACATCACCGACAAACTCAAATTTGGCGAAGAAAACCTTTTGGAAGTCACCGTGAGCAAAATGTCAGCTGACCATTCGGTCAACCGTGCCGAGCGATATGCCGATTACTGGATCTTTGGCGGTATTTTCAGGCCAGTTTACTTAGAGGCCATGCCAAAGCAGCATATCGCCCAAGCGGCCATCACAGCCGAAGCGGATGGCTCATTTAGCGCAGAAGTAACCCTCGAAGGCTTGGAAAAAAATGCCGAACTGGCCGCCACCATCACCGATCAATCCGGTAACGTCGTCAGCCAATTTATAACCAATGCTAAAAAGAATGACAAGAAGGTCGTTATTTCTGATAAATTGGACGAGGTAAACACTTGGACTTCAGAATCGCCCAACCTCTACCACCTTACACTGAGCTTGGAGCATAAGGGAGAACAGCTACATAAAATCCATGAGCGTTTTGGCTTCCGAACCATCGAGATCAAACAAGGTGATGGCATTTATGTGAATGGCACCAAAATCAAACTCAAAGGTGTCAACAGACATGCTTTCTGGCCCGAAACGGGGCGGTCTTTGACACCAGCAATCAACCTAAACGACGTCCTCTTGATCAAAGAGATGAACATGAATGCGGTGAGAACGGCACATTATCCTCCTGACCCTTCCTTTTTGGACTACTGTGACAGCTTGGGGCTATATGTGATGGACGAACTGGCAGGATGGCAAAATGCCTACGACACGGCTCCAGGTGAGAAATTGGTCAAAGAACTGGTCGAGAGAGACCTCAACCACCCTTCCATCCTCTTCTGGAGCAATGGTAATGAAGGCGGTACCAACAAGGAATTGGACGATGATTTTGGGATGTACGACCCTTCGGGACGGCCGGTGCTTCATGCCCATCACCGCCCTGGCAATTCCCACAATGACGTGGACACTGACCACTATGAAAATTATAAAAGCCTTCAAAGCAAACTGCAGGACACACTCATCTACATGCCTACCGAATTCCTCCATGGCCAAGATGATGGTGGTGGTGCTTCCGGGCTTACTGATTATTGGGAGCTGATGTGGAAATCCAAGATGTCAGCAGGAGGCTTCCTTTGGGTGCTGTCCGATGAAGGCATCATCAGAACGGACATTCACAACAAAATCGACGTCAACAGGCTCAATGCCCCAGACGGATTGGTTGGTCCGTTCCGTCAGAAGGAAGGCAGCGTTTACGCCATCAAAGAGATTTATTCACCCGTTCATATTGCAGCCATTAATGATATTGCTACTTGGGACGGTGTACTTCAGCTCGAAAACCGCTACCATTTCACCAATCTTGCCGAGGTCACCTTCGACTGGAAGTTGGTAACGTTTAATGCCATCGGGAATCCCCAAACCGGCTATAAAACGCTGCAATCAGGCCAACTTCAAGGTCCAGACTTGGCACCTACTGCTTCTGGCACGCTACAGCTGCCTTTACCGTCCAACTATAATGAGCAAGATGCGCTGATGCTCACCGCTACCGACCCACATGGTGAGGAAATCTACACCTGGTCTTGGCGTCTACAGCCCAACCGGCAATTGATCCAAGAAACCATCATGGCCAAAGGAGATGAAGCCAGCAAAGTAGAGGACAAAGACAGCGTCTTGACCATTAGCGGAGGCCGATTTGCCTTGACGTTCAATAAGGCCGATGGAAAGCTGATCAACATCAAGAAGCCATCCGGCCCAGAACTATCCTTTGGCAATGGCCCAGTATTCACAGAAGGAGAAATCAGTGTCAACGACGTCTCCTATGAAGAGAAAGACGGTACAGCCGTGTTTAGGGTAAACTATGATGGAGCAATGAAATATGCCGAATGGAGCATTGCCGACAATGGCTGGGTGACGCTTGATTATGAATATGAATTACCTGAAGGGGATTATGCTTATCCGGGCATCAGCTTTGACTACCCCGAGGCCAATGTCATCAGTGCCAAGTGGCTGGGCAAAGGACCTTTCCGTGTATGGAAAAACCGCCCTCAAGGAAGATTTGACCTGCATCAAAACATGTACAACGACACCCACACCGGTGCCACTCCATGGGAATACCCTGAATTCAAAGGGTACTTTGGCGATGTAGCCTGGATGGAAATCAACACCGCTCAAGGGAAGTTCTACGTGGTGGCCAAAGAGCCCAATCTCTACGTCCGTTTATTTGACTTCTATGGCATATCAGGCCCCAAAGGTCACCCTGCATTGCCCAACGGCGACATTTCCTTCTTGGACGCAATTCCTGCTCTGGGTAGTAAGCTCGCACTTGGGATCACCGGAAATGCCGGGGTCTATGGCCCAATGGGCGAAAACACCCATATGGATGGCCCTGTCAAAAGAACATTATATTTCTATTTTGGCATACTGCAAGACTGA
- a CDS encoding HPP family protein: protein MKKVNRGYRKARYVVYKQTILNPIDHLWTFLGGFLGIGCIAFIQSELHQFGALEKVFLIGSFGASAVLVYGATNSPLAQPRNLILGHTVSAFVGVTVMKTIGQLDIFWLTCATAVSLAIIAMQILKALHPPGGATALIAVIGTPKVKELGFFYVLSPVFTGALILLLIALLINNIPKDRHYPYNPKVSPYMGRRKKYWHNIQRTLGIR, encoded by the coding sequence GTGAAAAAAGTCAATCGAGGATATCGAAAAGCCCGTTACGTAGTTTACAAGCAAACCATTCTTAACCCCATCGATCATCTTTGGACATTTTTGGGTGGCTTTTTGGGGATCGGTTGCATTGCTTTTATCCAGTCGGAACTGCATCAGTTTGGGGCATTGGAAAAGGTTTTTCTGATTGGCTCCTTTGGTGCTTCGGCAGTGTTGGTTTACGGTGCCACCAACAGTCCCTTGGCCCAGCCTCGAAACCTGATCCTAGGACACACGGTCAGTGCTTTTGTAGGTGTTACGGTGATGAAGACTATTGGCCAACTGGACATCTTCTGGCTGACCTGTGCCACGGCGGTTTCCCTGGCCATCATCGCCATGCAAATCCTAAAAGCACTCCATCCGCCTGGCGGAGCCACTGCCCTGATTGCCGTTATCGGCACCCCTAAAGTAAAAGAACTTGGCTTTTTCTATGTGCTCAGCCCAGTATTTACTGGTGCGCTCATCTTGCTATTGATCGCTCTCTTGATCAATAACATCCCCAAAGACCGCCACTATCCCTACAATCCAAAAGTATCTCCCTATATGGGAAGAAGAAAAAAGTATTGGCACAATATTCAGCGGACACTGGGGATTCGGTAG
- a CDS encoding sulfatase, with translation MKESCLTVIKSWVPLVILLFAATSAMAQQQEKPNILLILVDDLKPNLGVYGDEHAISPNIDGLANSGMRFDQAYCNQAVCVSSRYNLILGARSTSTGLYDFGKEFRDVIPDAVTMPQYFRSAGYHAESMGKVFHIGHGNTNDAASWSIPHWKEKVIEYVDPESTNGQLTREEAFFENTPMYIEGTPPNHELPRGAAWESPDVTDEAYADGRVARHAIDRLRDLSKDTDQPFFMAVGFARPHLPFSVPKKYWDMYDPESLPLAEFEEGPEGAPDFAVKRGGEINQFFPIPNHQHIYEDDLQRKLIHGYYASLTYMDAQVGKVLRELERLDMDENTIVVLWGDHGWHLGDHAIWTKHTNYEQANRIPIIFRAPGVTASGSSTKQFAETVDIFPTLASLAGLDRPKGPQPIDGIDLSPTLSNGQTIIKDHAYHAYNRGGYLGEAIRTDRYRMVRWTHTQDKGKEVIYELYDYQEDDQETKNIAAENPEVIKALVAKLNQYPKAKRLP, from the coding sequence ATGAAAGAGAGTTGTTTAACAGTAATTAAGAGTTGGGTTCCTTTGGTGATACTGCTTTTTGCAGCGACCTCAGCGATGGCCCAACAACAAGAAAAGCCCAATATCCTGTTGATCCTTGTGGATGATCTCAAGCCTAATTTGGGAGTGTATGGAGATGAGCATGCCATCAGTCCTAATATTGACGGATTGGCCAATAGCGGGATGCGCTTTGACCAGGCCTATTGTAATCAGGCTGTTTGTGTTTCCAGCCGTTATAATTTGATCTTGGGCGCTCGCTCTACGAGCACGGGGCTATATGATTTTGGCAAGGAATTTAGAGATGTCATTCCCGATGCGGTGACCATGCCGCAGTATTTCAGGTCGGCAGGCTATCATGCCGAGTCCATGGGCAAAGTCTTCCATATCGGCCATGGCAATACCAATGACGCGGCTTCCTGGAGTATTCCTCACTGGAAAGAAAAAGTGATTGAATATGTGGATCCAGAAAGCACCAATGGACAGCTGACCCGTGAAGAGGCTTTTTTCGAAAACACACCTATGTACATCGAAGGGACTCCGCCTAACCATGAACTGCCAAGGGGAGCGGCGTGGGAAAGTCCAGATGTGACCGATGAAGCGTATGCTGATGGACGTGTGGCGCGCCATGCCATTGACCGCTTACGGGACCTGAGCAAGGATACTGACCAGCCGTTTTTTATGGCGGTAGGTTTTGCCCGTCCGCATTTGCCCTTCAGTGTACCCAAAAAATACTGGGACATGTATGACCCGGAAAGTCTTCCGTTAGCAGAATTTGAAGAAGGCCCCGAGGGAGCTCCTGATTTTGCCGTCAAAAGAGGAGGGGAGATCAACCAGTTTTTTCCTATTCCTAACCATCAGCACATTTATGAAGATGATTTGCAGCGAAAGCTGATTCATGGCTATTATGCCAGTTTGACCTATATGGATGCCCAGGTGGGCAAAGTGCTGAGGGAATTGGAGCGATTGGATATGGATGAAAACACCATTGTGGTGCTTTGGGGTGACCATGGGTGGCACCTAGGAGATCACGCCATCTGGACCAAGCACACCAACTATGAGCAGGCCAATCGAATTCCGATCATTTTCAGGGCGCCTGGTGTGACGGCCAGTGGAAGCAGTACCAAGCAGTTTGCCGAAACAGTGGATATCTTCCCGACCTTGGCCTCTCTGGCAGGTTTGGATCGCCCTAAGGGCCCTCAGCCGATTGATGGTATAGACCTATCACCGACCTTGAGCAATGGCCAGACCATCATCAAGGACCACGCTTACCATGCCTACAATCGTGGAGGATATTTGGGCGAAGCCATTAGAACGGACCGCTATAGAATGGTGCGCTGGACGCATACGCAAGATAAAGGTAAAGAAGTGATCTATGAACTTTATGACTATCAGGAAGATGATCAAGAGACGAAGAACATTGCGGCAGAAAATCCAGAAGTAATCAAAGCCTTAGTAGCAAAACTGAACCAATATCCAAAAGCAAAAAGGCTCCCGTGA